One bacterium genomic region harbors:
- the rsxA gene encoding electron transport complex subunit RsxA, whose translation MDIGHFFILIIASIFINNFVLLKFLGICPYIGVSKKLDSAIGMGMAVTFVMAVASAATWVIYAYFLDPQTNIIGGTDLTFLRTIAFIIIIAALVQFVEMVIQKTSPLLYNALGIYLPLITTNCAVLGVAVLNIDEKFTFLDSLVRGFGSGVGFTLALVLMAGLRERLEFAQIPKPLRGIPIAFLMASIMSLAFMGFSGLSLK comes from the coding sequence GTGGATATCGGACATTTCTTTATATTGATCATTGCTTCGATTTTTATCAATAACTTCGTTCTCCTCAAATTTCTCGGCATCTGTCCGTATATAGGCGTGTCCAAGAAACTCGATTCGGCTATCGGTATGGGTATGGCCGTTACCTTTGTCATGGCTGTTGCCTCTGCCGCGACATGGGTCATATATGCCTATTTTCTCGATCCCCAAACGAATATTATCGGAGGAACCGATCTCACTTTTCTGCGAACGATAGCATTTATCATCATCATTGCCGCTCTCGTGCAATTTGTCGAGATGGTCATCCAGAAGACATCGCCGCTTCTTTATAACGCGCTCGGGATTTATCTGCCCCTGATCACGACCAATTGCGCCGTGCTTGGTGTTGCGGTTTTGAATATAGATGAAAAATTCACATTCCTCGACAGCCTTGTGCGGGGATTCGGTTCGGGTGTCGGATTTACACTTGCGCTCGTGCTTATGGCCGGACTTCGTGAAAGACTCGAGTTTGCACAGATTCCAAAACCGCTGAGGGGCATTCCCATTGCGTTCCTCATGGCGAGTATCATGTCGCTTGCGTTTATGGGATTCAGCGGTTTGTCCCTTAAGTAG
- the rsxC gene encoding electron transport complex subunit RsxC, whose protein sequence is MAGTFKGGVHPDDSKSLSSSCSIKTAPVPPTVVLPVRQHLGAPAKVIVEKGQAVKKGQIVAEAGGFVSAPVHASISGTIAAIEPRLSPAGSKIMSVVIEGDGSDEWADGLDTNRDVSSMSPDEMRSAIRSAGIVGLGGAAFPTHVKLSPPKEKPVDTLILNGVECEPYATCDHRLMIENPADIVGGLKILMAVLGCSGAYIGIEQNKPDAIRIMRDAVKDLKGVKVIGLRVKYPQGGEKQLINAVTGRKVPAGGLPMDVGCVVQNVGTAVAVYEAVACGRPLIQRVVTVTGRGVIEPVNVLARLGDTFARLIEQAGGYTEKAAKLIMGGPMMGIAQYTDDVPVVKGTSCILVMEDSEADLGEEKPCISCGMCVDVCPMKLVPTALATFVEFEQWENVRAYHALDCIECGCCTYICPTKRRLVENIKFGKAKLTEIRAKEQAEQKAREQQNAAVKSS, encoded by the coding sequence ATGGCAGGGACATTCAAGGGTGGAGTTCATCCCGATGACTCCAAATCACTCAGCAGTTCGTGCTCTATAAAAACAGCGCCTGTACCCCCGACAGTTGTTCTGCCGGTGCGACAGCACCTCGGTGCTCCGGCGAAAGTGATCGTGGAAAAAGGTCAGGCTGTAAAAAAAGGCCAGATCGTTGCTGAAGCGGGCGGATTTGTGTCGGCTCCCGTTCATGCCAGTATTTCCGGAACGATAGCAGCAATTGAACCGCGGCTTTCCCCGGCGGGTTCAAAAATAATGAGCGTGGTCATCGAAGGTGATGGCAGCGATGAGTGGGCCGATGGTCTCGATACAAACCGTGATGTCTCTTCCATGTCGCCGGATGAAATGCGCAGTGCTATCCGTTCCGCCGGTATAGTCGGACTCGGGGGCGCCGCATTCCCTACGCACGTCAAATTATCCCCGCCAAAAGAAAAACCTGTCGATACGCTCATTCTCAACGGTGTCGAATGTGAGCCTTATGCCACATGTGACCACCGGCTCATGATCGAGAATCCTGCTGATATTGTCGGGGGTCTTAAAATCCTCATGGCTGTGCTTGGCTGTTCGGGAGCGTATATCGGAATCGAGCAGAATAAACCGGATGCCATCAGGATAATGCGTGATGCGGTAAAAGACCTCAAGGGAGTCAAGGTTATAGGGCTCAGGGTAAAATATCCGCAGGGGGGCGAAAAGCAGCTAATTAACGCTGTAACAGGTCGCAAGGTTCCTGCAGGAGGTCTGCCGATGGATGTGGGGTGCGTCGTACAGAATGTTGGAACAGCAGTTGCGGTATATGAAGCGGTTGCATGTGGACGGCCGCTCATACAGCGGGTAGTGACCGTAACAGGGCGCGGGGTCATAGAGCCGGTGAATGTCCTTGCAAGGCTGGGAGACACATTCGCCCGCCTGATAGAGCAGGCCGGTGGATATACCGAAAAAGCCGCTAAACTCATCATGGGTGGACCGATGATGGGGATTGCCCAGTATACCGACGATGTACCTGTTGTCAAGGGTACTTCCTGTATTCTGGTTATGGAAGACTCCGAAGCGGACTTGGGAGAAGAAAAACCGTGTATTTCGTGCGGTATGTGCGTCGATGTGTGCCCCATGAAGCTTGTTCCAACGGCGCTCGCCACATTTGTTGAGTTCGAGCAGTGGGAAAATGTCAGAGCGTATCACGCGCTTGATTGTATTGAATGCGGCTGCTGTACATATATATGCCCGACTAAACGGCGTCTCGTTGAGAATATAAAATTCGGCAAAGCTAAGCTTACTGAAATCCGGGCAAAAGAACAGGCGGAACAGAAAGCCCGTGAACAACAGAACGCAGCGGTGAAATCTTCATGA
- the rimM gene encoding ribosome maturation factor RimM (Essential for efficient processing of 16S rRNA), protein MRERKKKPSAPENQRAVRKPETGFTSSDRLVAVGRIIKPRGLKGELNVMSLSDFSGRFGNMRTVYIEFRDGVVAAYEVEYTKISGTAVIVKLKEINDRTAAETFKGAFICITRDDVAPLSDDSFYIFDLEGMDVYDAAGGKIGTVIRIERYPAQDIIVVGMKDCDVMVPAVKEYVLDVDVSGKRMTVRIPEGLPLYPKGKV, encoded by the coding sequence ATGCGGGAAAGAAAGAAGAAGCCATCGGCGCCGGAGAATCAAAGGGCAGTTCGGAAGCCTGAAACAGGTTTCACATCCTCGGACAGGCTCGTGGCTGTCGGCCGCATTATAAAACCCCGGGGATTGAAGGGTGAACTGAACGTGATGTCCCTTTCCGATTTTTCCGGGCGTTTCGGAAATATGCGGACTGTATATATCGAGTTCAGGGATGGTGTAGTTGCCGCTTATGAAGTAGAGTATACGAAAATATCCGGTACGGCGGTTATCGTAAAACTGAAAGAAATAAATGACCGTACTGCTGCAGAAACCTTCAAGGGAGCCTTCATTTGCATCACACGGGATGATGTGGCTCCATTATCGGACGACAGCTTCTATATATTCGATCTTGAAGGAATGGATGTATATGATGCAGCTGGGGGGAAAATCGGTACGGTGATTCGTATTGAGCGGTATCCGGCTCAGGATATCATCGTTGTCGGCATGAAGGATTGTGATGTAATGGTACCTGCTGTCAAGGAATATGTGCTCGATGTCGATGTGAGCGGAAAACGAATGACAGTTCGTATTCCTGAAGGATTACCGTTATATCCGAAAGGAAAAGTATGA
- a CDS encoding RnfABCDGE type electron transport complex subunit D: protein MTRLFTVSGSPHLRDRTTIPIIMFSVILSLLPALAGSIYFFGFRALVITVISVISCVAAEWIIGKLTGKQLTIRDGSAIVTGILLAFNLAAGVPWWIPVIGGVFAIGVGKMTFGGLGYNPLNPALLARVFLLLSWPVEMTTTWTAPRGMAVPDAVSVATPLGILKETMKVLKNSDMFSNNIDTIVNAGEKMADIQGSLMDLFIGRVPGCLGETSAMLLLVGAAFLLYKRYIGWRIPFSFIGSVALLSWIFGGYEGFFTGPWLFHILSGGVFLGAFFMATDMVTSPVTPMGRLIFGTGCGAITVIIRLIGGYPEGVSFSILLMNLTVPLIDRYTQPKVFGEVKARA, encoded by the coding sequence ATGACCCGATTGTTTACCGTAAGCGGTTCCCCTCATCTCAGGGACAGGACCACCATCCCGATAATCATGTTTTCGGTGATTCTGTCGCTGCTGCCTGCGCTGGCCGGTAGTATTTACTTTTTCGGATTCCGGGCGCTCGTGATTACCGTGATTTCAGTGATCAGCTGCGTCGCGGCGGAGTGGATAATCGGGAAACTTACCGGAAAACAGCTCACCATCCGTGATGGCAGCGCAATCGTTACGGGAATACTTCTGGCTTTCAATCTCGCCGCCGGTGTACCGTGGTGGATTCCCGTAATCGGTGGTGTTTTTGCTATTGGTGTTGGCAAGATGACTTTCGGCGGGCTCGGTTACAACCCACTTAATCCCGCTCTTCTCGCCCGTGTTTTTCTCCTCCTGAGCTGGCCGGTCGAAATGACAACGACATGGACCGCCCCGCGGGGTATGGCTGTCCCCGATGCTGTTTCGGTTGCTACACCCCTCGGAATCCTGAAAGAAACAATGAAGGTGCTGAAGAACAGCGATATGTTTTCGAACAATATCGATACGATTGTCAATGCCGGTGAAAAAATGGCGGATATCCAGGGTTCTCTGATGGACCTTTTTATCGGCCGCGTACCCGGATGCCTGGGTGAAACCTCCGCGATGCTTCTGCTTGTCGGCGCCGCATTTCTTCTCTACAAACGGTATATCGGGTGGAGAATTCCGTTTTCTTTCATCGGGTCGGTTGCCCTGCTGAGCTGGATATTCGGCGGCTACGAGGGATTTTTTACCGGGCCATGGCTGTTCCACATTCTCTCGGGCGGTGTTTTCCTCGGGGCGTTTTTTATGGCGACCGATATGGTAACAAGCCCGGTTACCCCGATGGGACGGCTTATTTTCGGAACCGGGTGCGGTGCGATAACGGTAATCATCCGGCTTATCGGCGGCTATCCGGAGGGCGTCAGTTTTTCCATCCTCCTCATGAATCTTACCGTGCCGCTCATAGACCGTTATACGCAGCCGAAAGTGTTCGGGGAGGTGAAGGCTCGTGCGTGA
- a CDS encoding FAD:protein FMN transferase, giving the protein MTCFLFVFLVFMGIVSGGWFWSTPRLVEATQFLMDTSVTIKIFYSDKTKGESLLKKAFDEGVRIEHIMEPLKGSGELWKINASKDVSEWTVGDDLWRVLERSRYFYELSGGAFDPTIAQVKWLWDFEGDGHIPDMRDIQEKLRSVGFSHVELNDHHIRFGNPETRLDLGGVAKGYAVDRMVAVLKENGVKSGLVNAGGDIYYFGKKPGNADWVIGVRHPRLSRTIMIDTMPFPTVATSGDYERFFIKDGVRYHHILDPSNGYPARGCISVTVWAENAMDADILSTTIFVLGPEKGLAFAESLGNVETLIFFEKNGKVEAVMSSGVKDKVNL; this is encoded by the coding sequence GTGACATGCTTTCTGTTTGTTTTTTTAGTGTTTATGGGGATTGTGAGCGGGGGATGGTTCTGGTCAACACCCCGGCTTGTCGAGGCGACTCAGTTCCTCATGGACACGAGTGTCACGATCAAGATATTTTATTCCGACAAGACGAAAGGTGAAAGTCTTCTAAAAAAAGCATTTGACGAGGGCGTCCGTATCGAACACATTATGGAACCGCTCAAGGGAAGCGGCGAGCTCTGGAAAATAAACGCTTCGAAGGACGTTTCGGAATGGACGGTCGGTGATGATTTATGGCGGGTTCTGGAGCGGTCCCGGTATTTTTACGAGTTATCCGGAGGCGCGTTTGACCCGACCATTGCCCAGGTCAAATGGCTGTGGGATTTTGAAGGCGACGGACATATTCCTGACATGCGGGATATACAGGAAAAACTCAGGTCGGTGGGATTTTCCCATGTTGAATTAAACGATCATCATATAAGGTTCGGGAATCCCGAAACCAGGCTCGATCTTGGAGGGGTTGCAAAAGGTTATGCAGTCGACAGAATGGTTGCCGTTCTGAAGGAAAACGGTGTTAAATCCGGTCTTGTCAATGCTGGCGGCGATATCTATTACTTCGGTAAGAAACCCGGCAATGCCGACTGGGTCATCGGTGTCAGACATCCGAGGTTGAGCAGAACAATTATGATCGATACCATGCCGTTTCCCACGGTTGCCACGTCGGGTGATTATGAGCGATTCTTTATCAAGGACGGAGTTCGTTACCATCATATTCTTGACCCATCGAACGGTTACCCCGCACGGGGGTGTATTTCTGTCACGGTTTGGGCGGAGAATGCAATGGATGCGGATATTCTTTCAACTACAATTTTTGTTCTGGGACCTGAGAAAGGTCTTGCATTTGCCGAAAGTCTCGGTAATGTTGAAACGCTCATATTTTTTGAAAAAAACGGTAAAGTTGAAGCAGTGATGTCATCCGGTGTCAAAGATAAGGTGAATCTGTGA
- the tatC gene encoding twin-arginine translocase subunit TatC — translation MNEYDPYNDYTGYEPGTGYSATSGKKETSVPAEEDKNGHPGALAVFDTRRFFEINFPEPDTTPSSSYQSAGKTVTLAAVATDSRRVSIHPLGYIEKPPGVTDSYWTSLDTDHLLSSRAVIDSQTADNALLVTTYPGTAHLETSPQKTVPVSSGSSGGSGGLNGEKPKEEEPDPTEMPFLDHLEEFRWALLKSIFAVTIGMILGWFLSDMFISTITHLAEQAELPLIYTGIMEPIMIRLQTAFFMGLVMALPFVLYFIWSFVSPGLYKREKKWILPLVYIATLSFLIGASLAYFIIIPFFLKFVKTFKIEKVLFMLTIGDFISKMLRFTIMFGVIFEMPLITFILAKIGIIKYTWMTKYRKYAIVIIFVVAAIFTPPDPASQIIMAIPLLFLYEISVLVARIAGKKTLL, via the coding sequence ATGAATGAATATGATCCTTACAATGATTATACCGGTTATGAACCGGGAACTGGTTATAGCGCCACGTCCGGAAAAAAAGAAACCTCCGTTCCCGCGGAAGAAGACAAGAACGGACACCCCGGTGCTCTGGCGGTTTTTGATACGCGGCGTTTTTTTGAGATAAACTTCCCCGAACCGGACACGACGCCCTCATCATCATATCAGTCCGCCGGAAAAACGGTTACGCTTGCCGCTGTAGCCACAGACAGCAGGAGAGTGTCGATACACCCGCTCGGGTATATTGAAAAACCGCCCGGGGTCACCGATTCGTACTGGACATCTCTCGATACCGATCATCTCCTGTCTTCCCGGGCAGTCATTGACAGTCAGACGGCTGATAATGCTCTTCTTGTAACAACTTATCCGGGAACCGCTCACCTGGAAACAAGCCCGCAGAAGACGGTACCGGTCAGTTCCGGGAGTTCAGGCGGATCGGGAGGTTTAAATGGTGAAAAACCCAAGGAAGAAGAACCCGATCCCACAGAGATGCCGTTTCTCGATCATCTCGAAGAGTTTCGATGGGCACTCCTCAAATCGATATTTGCAGTGACAATCGGGATGATTCTCGGCTGGTTTTTATCCGATATGTTCATTTCCACAATCACTCATCTCGCCGAGCAGGCGGAACTTCCGCTCATATATACGGGGATCATGGAGCCGATCATGATACGGCTGCAGACGGCTTTTTTTATGGGTCTTGTCATGGCGCTGCCGTTTGTGCTGTATTTTATCTGGTCGTTCGTATCGCCAGGCCTGTACAAGCGGGAAAAGAAATGGATTCTTCCCCTGGTCTATATCGCAACCCTCAGTTTTTTAATCGGGGCGTCGCTGGCATATTTCATCATTATTCCGTTTTTTCTCAAGTTTGTAAAAACGTTCAAAATTGAAAAAGTTCTGTTTATGCTTACCATCGGCGACTTTATCAGTAAAATGCTCAGATTTACGATTATGTTCGGTGTCATTTTCGAGATGCCGCTGATTACCTTCATTCTGGCTAAAATTGGCATTATTAAATATACATGGATGACAAAGTATCGTAAATATGCCATAGTTATAATATTTGTTGTTGCTGCAATCTTTACGCCTCCCGATCCCGCGAGCCAGATAATCATGGCGATCCCGCTCTTGTTTCTGTATGAAATAAGCGTTCTTGTTGCACGAATAGCGGGGAAGAAAACACTTCTATAA
- the trmD gene encoding tRNA (guanosine(37)-N1)-methyltransferase TrmD, translated as MRGLSVHVLTIFPGMVESFVQYGIIRRAIEKNLFRIHVVNVRDSALDRHLTVDDTPYGGGAGMVMKPDVLAASLKSTEPFSEGRRPPVIFLTPQGRCFDQSWANELSMLDEIILVCGRYRAVDERFRELYVTDELSVGDYVLSGGDAAAMVVIDTVVRLIPGVLNDFESGIEDSFQNGLLDCPWYTRPEIFEGIRVPEVLMSGNHAQIKKWRNEQSLNRTRLRRPDLLKSRKQS; from the coding sequence ATGCGTGGACTGTCGGTTCATGTATTGACAATTTTCCCCGGAATGGTGGAATCCTTCGTCCAGTATGGCATCATCAGGCGGGCGATTGAAAAAAATCTGTTCAGAATACATGTTGTAAATGTCAGGGATTCAGCCCTTGACCGTCACCTCACCGTCGATGATACGCCTTATGGCGGCGGCGCAGGGATGGTAATGAAACCCGATGTTCTTGCCGCAAGCCTGAAATCGACCGAACCTTTTTCCGAAGGCAGGCGACCGCCGGTCATATTCCTTACTCCCCAGGGGAGATGTTTTGATCAGTCCTGGGCGAATGAACTGAGCATGCTCGATGAGATTATTCTTGTCTGCGGTCGCTACAGAGCAGTCGATGAACGGTTCAGGGAGCTGTATGTAACCGATGAGCTGAGTGTGGGCGATTATGTTTTATCGGGCGGTGACGCCGCGGCGATGGTTGTGATAGACACTGTCGTGCGCCTCATTCCGGGGGTTCTGAACGATTTTGAAAGCGGGATTGAAGATTCGTTCCAGAATGGTTTGCTCGATTGCCCGTGGTATACGCGGCCGGAAATATTCGAGGGGATCAGAGTACCCGAAGTGCTTATGAGCGGGAATCATGCCCAGATAAAAAAATGGCGAAATGAACAATCACTGAATCGAACCAGATTACGTCGTCCCGACTTGTTGAAGAGTCGAAAGCAATCATAA
- a CDS encoding RnfABCDGE type electron transport complex subunit B, giving the protein MNPVLSYTLITLGGVGFVLGAALAFASKRFAVEINPLVEKIQETLPGANCGGCGYAGCAAYAEAIVLKGAQATLCAPGGQAVAQKIAEMLGLEKTVTLRRVAYLHCAGSRDKAKDKYVYDGIRDCRKAVALGGGPKACEYGCLGYGSCVTVCKFGALTMGEDGLPKVDRLKCTACGACVRECPKHLFDLLPDTTMIYLACSSHEKGKAVKDVCSVGCIGCGICVKVSASDAIELKDNLPSIDYGSSINLILAQYKCPTKSYIDQAIKRPHMSIDSKCKGHGKCAGICPVKGCISGEPGQPYKIDPLKCIGCGLCLPVCPEKAIRVVGAMGYVGMDMYN; this is encoded by the coding sequence ATGAATCCGGTATTATCATATACACTTATTACTCTCGGTGGAGTCGGTTTTGTTTTAGGCGCCGCGCTTGCGTTTGCATCAAAACGGTTTGCCGTTGAAATCAATCCTCTTGTCGAGAAGATTCAGGAAACACTCCCCGGCGCTAACTGCGGCGGCTGCGGATATGCCGGCTGTGCCGCATATGCGGAGGCGATTGTTCTCAAAGGTGCGCAGGCAACTCTGTGCGCTCCCGGCGGACAGGCTGTTGCCCAGAAAATCGCGGAAATGCTCGGGCTCGAGAAAACCGTAACCCTTCGGCGTGTCGCGTACCTTCATTGCGCAGGCTCCAGAGACAAGGCGAAGGACAAGTATGTGTATGACGGGATCAGGGATTGCCGAAAAGCAGTCGCGCTCGGAGGCGGTCCAAAAGCATGTGAGTACGGATGCCTCGGATATGGCTCATGTGTGACTGTGTGTAAATTTGGTGCACTCACCATGGGTGAGGATGGCCTTCCGAAAGTTGACAGGCTGAAATGTACCGCGTGCGGCGCATGCGTGCGTGAATGTCCCAAACACCTGTTCGATCTCCTTCCCGATACAACGATGATCTACCTTGCGTGTTCGTCCCATGAAAAGGGAAAAGCGGTCAAGGATGTATGTTCAGTAGGATGTATCGGATGCGGTATCTGCGTAAAGGTCAGCGCAAGTGATGCCATCGAGCTGAAGGATAACCTGCCGTCGATCGACTATGGAAGCTCGATCAATCTTATTCTCGCACAGTATAAATGTCCAACGAAATCCTATATTGACCAGGCAATCAAGCGTCCCCATATGTCGATCGATTCCAAATGCAAAGGACACGGTAAATGCGCCGGGATATGCCCTGTCAAGGGATGTATTTCGGGTGAGCCGGGTCAACCGTATAAAATCGATCCCCTGAAATGCATCGGATGCGGCCTCTGCCTGCCGGTATGTCCCGAAAAAGCGATAAGGGTTGTCGGCGCTATGGGTTATGTGGGAATGGATATGTACAATTAA
- the rplS gene encoding 50S ribosomal protein L19 yields MKQIEDAVKNQVRTDLPDFGTGDNIDVHVRVVEGDKERIQVFSGTVIQRRGAGVSETFTIRKISAGVGVERIFPINSPMIASIKKNHSTKIRRSKLFYLRKLHGKAARLKREYN; encoded by the coding sequence ATGAAACAGATTGAAGACGCGGTGAAAAATCAGGTAAGAACTGATCTTCCCGATTTCGGTACCGGTGACAATATCGATGTCCATGTTCGTGTTGTGGAAGGAGATAAAGAAAGGATTCAGGTTTTTTCCGGTACTGTTATTCAACGTCGCGGAGCCGGTGTATCCGAGACGTTTACTATCAGGAAGATTTCTGCCGGTGTCGGTGTCGAAAGGATTTTTCCTATCAACTCACCGATGATTGCATCAATAAAAAAGAACCACTCGACAAAGATTCGAAGATCGAAATTATTTTATCTGAGAAAGCTCCATGGGAAAGCTGCGCGCCTCAAGAGAGAATATAACTGA
- a CDS encoding electron transport complex subunit E produces MNIIGEFTKGLYKENPVFRLVLGMCPTLAVSTSVENGIGMGVAATMVLVSSNLFISLVRNMVPKKIRIPIFIVIVATFVSIVEMLMQAYAPALHKSLGIFVPLIVVNCIILGRAEAFASKNNVFYSVIDGLGMGIGFTLSLILISTIREFLGNGSFYGFPVLPASYKPVLVMILPPGAFLTLGYVVGFFNWLDQRKKRD; encoded by the coding sequence ATGAACATAATCGGCGAATTTACGAAAGGCCTCTATAAGGAAAATCCGGTATTCAGGCTTGTTCTCGGAATGTGCCCGACTCTTGCGGTGTCAACCTCGGTGGAAAACGGCATCGGAATGGGTGTTGCAGCCACGATGGTGCTCGTGAGCTCCAACCTCTTCATTTCGCTTGTCCGGAACATGGTGCCAAAGAAGATTCGAATCCCTATATTCATTGTTATTGTCGCCACCTTTGTTTCGATTGTGGAAATGCTCATGCAGGCATACGCCCCGGCGCTCCACAAATCACTCGGAATTTTTGTTCCGCTCATCGTGGTGAACTGTATCATTCTCGGCCGTGCTGAAGCTTTTGCATCCAAAAACAATGTTTTCTATTCAGTTATCGATGGTCTCGGTATGGGTATAGGGTTTACCCTGAGCCTTATACTGATATCCACGATACGGGAATTTCTGGGGAATGGATCGTTTTATGGATTCCCCGTATTACCGGCTTCTTATAAACCGGTGCTTGTCATGATTCTGCCGCCGGGAGCCTTTTTGACACTCGGGTATGTGGTAGGCTTTTTCAACTGGCTTGACCAGCGTAAAAAACGTGACTAG
- a CDS encoding RnfABCDGE type electron transport complex subunit G, producing MRDLMKFGIILMVYSLVAGGALAYVSIKTAPLITENRLAEERNALAEVLPDMAGGYEEKNKDGDFPYWVAYRDAGKQEIGGYIFKAQGTGYSSVISSMVGVDTNGKIVGVKVLSQQETPGLGAKVIEIRHGDSDPWFPRQFKGKTVQDDLKVVKDGGTIDAITGATISSRTVTNSINAGLKKLMGLVGGAS from the coding sequence GTGCGTGATCTCATGAAATTCGGTATAATCCTCATGGTTTATTCTCTCGTGGCCGGTGGCGCACTGGCGTATGTCAGTATCAAGACAGCCCCGCTCATCACCGAAAACAGGCTTGCCGAAGAACGGAATGCTCTGGCGGAAGTACTGCCCGATATGGCGGGAGGATACGAGGAAAAGAACAAGGACGGTGATTTTCCGTACTGGGTCGCTTACCGTGATGCGGGGAAACAGGAAATTGGCGGATATATTTTCAAAGCTCAGGGAACGGGATATTCATCGGTCATATCATCTATGGTCGGCGTCGACACGAACGGAAAAATTGTGGGTGTAAAAGTACTGTCTCAGCAGGAAACACCCGGTCTCGGCGCTAAGGTGATTGAAATCAGGCACGGCGATTCCGATCCATGGTTTCCCCGTCAGTTCAAGGGTAAAACCGTTCAGGATGATCTCAAGGTTGTTAAGGACGGCGGTACGATCGATGCCATCACCGGCGCGACCATTTCTTCACGTACAGTGACAAATTCCATTAATGCCGGATTAAAAAAACTCATGGGACTCGTCGGAGGCGCATCATGA
- a CDS encoding polyprenyl synthetase family protein, with protein sequence MSVGNGILSEIIPELYSGMRSEFFSSDPDVDVILEQVFSIHGKGTRPALMAHAASLAGGSRESLYRAAMVIEAIHVASLHHDDVLDGSGLRRGMETLNARYSDKVSVLSGDYIFIRALMMSHEIDAPGAVSVVINSVERMIRGEIRDSLASGIIDEETYLSIVGDKTASLFAASGELGVMLSGASGIERVWGRELGECVGTAFQIVDDTLDYMGDVDVMGKPGLMDVMAGRMTLPLIYTLRDFKQEKIKKLLFGSEKTVKELLSLVRSNGGIEYAVQRARDYADKARDISLRFENRKAQDELSDFLAALIDRRF encoded by the coding sequence ATGAGTGTCGGTAACGGTATTTTATCGGAAATTATTCCCGAACTGTATTCGGGAATGAGAAGCGAGTTCTTTTCCTCCGATCCTGATGTTGATGTAATACTGGAACAGGTATTCTCAATCCACGGAAAAGGGACCAGACCCGCTTTGATGGCACATGCAGCATCTCTTGCCGGCGGGTCAAGGGAATCTCTGTACAGGGCTGCGATGGTTATTGAGGCTATACATGTCGCTTCCCTGCACCACGATGATGTCCTTGACGGTTCCGGGTTGAGACGCGGCATGGAAACGCTCAATGCACGATATTCCGACAAAGTATCAGTATTGTCGGGGGATTATATTTTTATCCGGGCTCTTATGATGTCTCATGAGATCGATGCTCCCGGAGCGGTATCTGTTGTTATCAATTCAGTCGAACGCATGATCCGCGGTGAAATAAGGGATTCTCTTGCAAGCGGCATAATTGATGAGGAAACCTACCTGTCAATCGTTGGCGATAAGACAGCATCACTGTTTGCAGCTTCGGGTGAGCTCGGAGTCATGCTGTCGGGTGCATCGGGCATTGAACGTGTATGGGGACGCGAACTCGGCGAGTGTGTCGGAACAGCGTTTCAGATTGTCGATGATACCCTTGATTATATGGGCGATGTCGATGTCATGGGTAAACCGGGACTTATGGATGTCATGGCCGGTCGAATGACTCTGCCGCTTATTTATACGCTGAGAGATTTTAAACAGGAAAAAATCAAAAAATTGCTTTTCGGCAGCGAAAAAACCGTCAAAGAGCTTTTATCGCTTGTCCGGAGCAACGGCGGTATCGAGTATGCGGTACAGCGTGCCCGTGATTATGCTGACAAGGCGCGTGATATTTCACTGCGGTTTGAAAACAGGAAAGCCCAGGATGAGCTGAGTGATTTCCTCGCTGCTCTTATTGATCGTCGTTTCTGA
- the rpsP gene encoding 30S ribosomal protein S16 — MRRMGSRKRPFYRLVAADSRYQRDGRFLEILGYYDPMEEPFKFKVDREKVVGWLNKGATMSETAEGLLRREGIVQAFNMSKAGSKADIKSDAGKKEEAIGAGESKGSSEA; from the coding sequence ATGAGAAGAATGGGATCACGGAAACGTCCCTTTTACCGACTTGTGGCAGCAGATTCACGTTACCAGAGGGATGGCAGGTTTCTTGAGATTCTCGGCTACTATGATCCTATGGAAGAACCGTTTAAATTTAAAGTTGACCGGGAAAAGGTTGTCGGATGGCTTAACAAGGGTGCAACGATGTCCGAAACGGCAGAAGGCCTCTTGCGCAGAGAAGGAATTGTACAGGCCTTTAACATGAGTAAGGCAGGTTCAAAAGCGGATATCAAATCAGATGCGGGAAAGAAAGAAGAAGCCATCGGCGCCGGAGAATCAAAGGGCAGTTCGGAAGCCTGA